In the genome of Triticum urartu cultivar G1812 chromosome 5, Tu2.1, whole genome shotgun sequence, one region contains:
- the LOC125507971 gene encoding FBD-associated F-box protein At5g60610-like isoform X1 has protein sequence MDAAGPSPKRRRSASPGVEEDGGCADYISALPDAVLGDIISLLPTKEGARTRILASRWRDLWLSAPLNLDCRELTAGRNEVRSDVVSRILSSHRGPGRRLYINTCIHWIPADTVEACLRSAALDNLEELDFINHLLEKPQRALILRFSPTLRVANIGGCNLSDVNFHELHLHFPLLKQLGLVNVMISESSLHSLIAGCPALECLLIDMCSGFRRIRINSPTIRCMAVREYGIPIESLLLEQIVIEKAPCLVRLLFERGSILQVAVLAAPKLETLGFISDKCRSGELSRLMIGSTVIQVCPMASQLHFYAQKNCLSPDLCTGLILWLSYLIKGLCVDNLITVVQTVKILALDMHNLSLDTVIELMRCFPCLEKLYIQSFQSRPGNLWRRKHRNLLKCFDMSLKTLVLQLYRGKKSQINFLTFFVLNAKVLESVTLGITTRNNNEKFLAKQRRKLELENRVSRDAQFHFRTGSCVRSSYDIKHIGDLDLTDPFAHM, from the exons ATGGATGCGGCGGGTCCTAGCCCGAAGCGGAGGAGATCGGCCTCGCCCGGTGTGGAAGAAGACGGAGGATGCGCCGACTACATCAGCGCCCTCCCCGACGCCGTGCTCGGCgacatcatctccctcctccccacCAAGGAAGGCGCCCGCACCCGAATCCTCGCGTCCCGGTGGCGCGACCTCTGGCTCTCCGCCCCTCTTAATCTCGACTGCCGTGAGCTCACCGCCGGCAGGAATGAAGTCCGCTCCGACGTCGTCTCCCGCATCCTTTCCTCCCACCGGGGACCCGGCCGTCGTCTCTACATCAACACCTGCATCCACTGGATACCAGCAGACACCGTGGAAGCTTGCCTCCGATCCGCCGCTCTGGACAACCTTGAGGAGCTTGATTTCATCAACCATCTGTTAGAGAAACCACAGCGGGCATTGATCCTCCGCTTCTCGCCCACCCTCCGTGTTGCCAACATTGGTGGATGCAACCTCTCGGACGTCAACTTCCATGAGCTCCACCTTCACTTCCCCTTGCTTAAGCAGCTCGGTCTTGTAAATGTCATGATCTCGGAGAGCTCGCTGCATAGCCTGATTGCCGGGTGCCCAGCTCTCGAGTGCTTGCTGATTGACATGTGCTCTGGCTTCCGCCGCATCCGAATAAACTCCCCAACTATTAGATGCATGGCTGTGAGAGAATATGGGATACCGATAGAGTCACTGCTGCTTGAACAAATCGTCATTGAGAAAGCTCCTTGTCTTGTGAGGCTGCTCTTTGAGAGGGGCAGTATTCTGCAGGTAGCCGTACTCGCAGCTCCTAAACTGGAGACTTTAGGCTTCATTAGTGATAAGTGCAGGTCAGGTGAATTGTCCAGACTCATGATTGGCTCCACTGTTATTCAGGTATGTCCTATGGCTTCTCAGTTGCATTTCTATGCGCAGAAAAATTGCCTATCACCTGACCTGTGCACTGGCCTAATATTGTGGCTTTCATACTTGATAAAGGGATTGTGTGTTGATAACCTGATAACAGTGGTACAAACTGTCAAGATTTTGGCTCTTGATATGCACAATCTTAGTTTGGATACTGTTATTGAATTGATGAGATGCTTTCCATGCTTGGAGAAGTTGTACATTCAG TCATTTCAATCAAGACCGGGGAATTTGTGGCGTCGTAAACACCGGAATCTGTTAAAATGTTTTGACATGAGTCTGAAGACGTTAGTGTTACAACTATACCGGGGGAAGAAGTCGCAAATTAACTTTCTTACATTCTTTGTATTGAATGCGAAAGTGCTAGAGTCAGTGACACTTGGCATCACAACCAGGAATAACAATGAGAAGTTCTTGGCAAAACAACGCAGGAAGCTTGAGCTAGAgaacagggtttccagagatgcTCAGTTTCATTTTAGAACTGGTAGTTGTGTCCGCAGTTCTTATGATATCAAGCATATCGGTGATTTGGATTTAACTGATCCATTTGCACATATGTAG
- the LOC125507971 gene encoding FBD-associated F-box protein At5g60610-like isoform X2: MDAAGPSPKRRRSASPGVEEDGGCADYISALPDAVLGDIISLLPTKEGARTRILASRWRDLWLSAPLNLDCRELTAGRNEVRSDVVSRILSSHRGPGRRLYINTCIHWIPADTVEACLRSAALDNLEELDFINHLLEKPQRALILRFSPTLRVANIGGCNLSDVNFHELHLHFPLLKQLGLVNVMISESSLHSLIAGCPALECLLIDMCSGFRRIRINSPTIRCMAVREYGIPIESLLLEQIVIEKAPCLVRLLFERGSILQVAVLAAPKLETLGFISDKCRSGELSRLMIGSTVIQGLCVDNLITVVQTVKILALDMHNLSLDTVIELMRCFPCLEKLYIQSFQSRPGNLWRRKHRNLLKCFDMSLKTLVLQLYRGKKSQINFLTFFVLNAKVLESVTLGITTRNNNEKFLAKQRRKLELENRVSRDAQFHFRTGSCVRSSYDIKHIGDLDLTDPFAHM, from the exons ATGGATGCGGCGGGTCCTAGCCCGAAGCGGAGGAGATCGGCCTCGCCCGGTGTGGAAGAAGACGGAGGATGCGCCGACTACATCAGCGCCCTCCCCGACGCCGTGCTCGGCgacatcatctccctcctccccacCAAGGAAGGCGCCCGCACCCGAATCCTCGCGTCCCGGTGGCGCGACCTCTGGCTCTCCGCCCCTCTTAATCTCGACTGCCGTGAGCTCACCGCCGGCAGGAATGAAGTCCGCTCCGACGTCGTCTCCCGCATCCTTTCCTCCCACCGGGGACCCGGCCGTCGTCTCTACATCAACACCTGCATCCACTGGATACCAGCAGACACCGTGGAAGCTTGCCTCCGATCCGCCGCTCTGGACAACCTTGAGGAGCTTGATTTCATCAACCATCTGTTAGAGAAACCACAGCGGGCATTGATCCTCCGCTTCTCGCCCACCCTCCGTGTTGCCAACATTGGTGGATGCAACCTCTCGGACGTCAACTTCCATGAGCTCCACCTTCACTTCCCCTTGCTTAAGCAGCTCGGTCTTGTAAATGTCATGATCTCGGAGAGCTCGCTGCATAGCCTGATTGCCGGGTGCCCAGCTCTCGAGTGCTTGCTGATTGACATGTGCTCTGGCTTCCGCCGCATCCGAATAAACTCCCCAACTATTAGATGCATGGCTGTGAGAGAATATGGGATACCGATAGAGTCACTGCTGCTTGAACAAATCGTCATTGAGAAAGCTCCTTGTCTTGTGAGGCTGCTCTTTGAGAGGGGCAGTATTCTGCAGGTAGCCGTACTCGCAGCTCCTAAACTGGAGACTTTAGGCTTCATTAGTGATAAGTGCAGGTCAGGTGAATTGTCCAGACTCATGATTGGCTCCACTGTTATTCAG GGATTGTGTGTTGATAACCTGATAACAGTGGTACAAACTGTCAAGATTTTGGCTCTTGATATGCACAATCTTAGTTTGGATACTGTTATTGAATTGATGAGATGCTTTCCATGCTTGGAGAAGTTGTACATTCAG TCATTTCAATCAAGACCGGGGAATTTGTGGCGTCGTAAACACCGGAATCTGTTAAAATGTTTTGACATGAGTCTGAAGACGTTAGTGTTACAACTATACCGGGGGAAGAAGTCGCAAATTAACTTTCTTACATTCTTTGTATTGAATGCGAAAGTGCTAGAGTCAGTGACACTTGGCATCACAACCAGGAATAACAATGAGAAGTTCTTGGCAAAACAACGCAGGAAGCTTGAGCTAGAgaacagggtttccagagatgcTCAGTTTCATTTTAGAACTGGTAGTTGTGTCCGCAGTTCTTATGATATCAAGCATATCGGTGATTTGGATTTAACTGATCCATTTGCACATATGTAG